Genomic window (Gemmatimonadota bacterium):
TTGATCAGGCCCATGGCCACGCCGGCCACCGCCGCGCGGGTCGGGACGCCGGCATCAAAGAGCGCCAGCGATCCGCCGCAGACCGAGGCCATCGACGACGAGCCGTTCGACTCGAGGACGTCGGAGACGATGCGGATCGTGTAGGGGAACTCGTTGAAGTCGGGCAGGACGGCCTGCAGGGCGCGCTCCGCCAGGTTCCCATGGCCGATCTCGCGACGCGACGTGCCGCGCACCGGGCGGACTTCGCCGGTGGAGAACGGCGGGAAGTTGTAATGCAACATGAAGGTCTGCGTGGACTCGGCGGCCTCGTGGATCGTGTCGAGGCGTTGGACGTCCTCCGCCGTGCCTAACGTGGCCGCCACCAGGGCCTGCGTCTGGCCGCGCGTGAAGAGCGCGGACCCGTGGGCGCGTGGCAGCACGGTGGTGTCGATGCTGATCGGCCGGACTTCCGTGGTCTTGCGGCCGTCGACGCGCAGGTTCGTGGAGAGCACCTGCGAACGCAGCGCGTTGTACTCCAGGTCGCTCAGGACGGAGTAGATGTGTGGCGCCCATTCGGGATGGCTCGCGACGAGCTTTTCGTTGACCGCCGCCTTCGCCGCCTCAACCGCCTGGATGCGCGTGTGCTTGTCCTTCTGGTTCAGCGCCGCGACGATCTTGTCGTCCGCTTCCTTCGTGACCGCCTTCACGATCTCGTCCGGGACCACATTCGCGGTCCACGTCATCTTCGGCTCACGCCCCTTCTTGAGGAGCTCTTCCTGCATCTCGATGAGCTCCTTGATCCCACCGTGCCCGATGGTGAGGGCCTCGAGGGCATCGGCTTCGCTCACTTCATTGGCGCCGCCTTCGAGCATGACGATGGAATCGGCGGAGCCGGCGACGACGAACTCGAGGTCGCTGTATTCCAGCTGCTGGAAGGTGGGATTGAGGATCCACTTGTCCTGTACCCGGCCGACGCGGACGCCAGCGATGGGGGCCTTGAACGGGATCTTGGAAGCGTTGAGCGCAAAGGAGGTCGCGACGAGCCCGAGGACGTCCGTGTCGTTCTCCTGGTCCGCGGAGATGACGTACACGAACACCTGCACCTCATTCTTGAAGCCTTCCGGGAACAGCGGACGAATCGAGCGATCGATGATGCGAGCCGAGATGATCTCGTGATCGTGGGGACGCCCCTCACGCTTGATGAACCCCCCGGGGATCTTGCCGGCGGCGTAGGTCTTCTCGCGATACTCGACGGTCAGCGGAAAAAACGGGAGGTTGCTGATCTTGTCCGTGACCGTGACTGCGGCCAGAACCATCGTGTCGCCGAAGCGGACCACCGCGGAGCCCGCGGCCTGCTTGGCCATCCGGCCGGTCTCGATGGAGAGGGTGCGACCTGCGAAGGTGCGTTCGATTCGTTGCATCTGCCTTGTGGCGTAGGTGGGCGCCGCGAGCGGAGCCTTCGCAAGGCCCGGGGCGCACGTGATGATGGGGTACAGCACACACAAAACGCGCGGGGCCCATGGGCGCCCGCGCGAGTTGCTTACTTCGGGATTCGACTAGTGGCGGAGGCCAAGATCAGCGATGACCTTACGGTACCCTTCGACATTGTTGCCGCGGAGGTACTCGAGAAGGCGCTTCCGCCGACCGACCATCTTGAGCAAGCCCCGGCGACCATGATGGTCCTTGGGATTCTTGTCGAAGTGGCTACGGAGATAGTTGATACGCTCCGTCAGGACTGCGATCTGGACCTGGGGCGAACCCGTGTCCGTCTCGTGCGTCTTGTACTTCGTGATGGTTGGTGCCTTTTCAAAACTCATGTGGTATATTCCCCGCGCGATCCGGTCGCCAGTTCGCTAAGTTGTTAGAAGCATAACAACTTACTGGCCGTCACCTAACCTGTAAAGCCGTCCGCCCCCGGTGCCTGAGCGCTATCTAGGCAAGAGCCTCGGCAAGTACCGGGTCGAGGAGCTCATCGGCTCCGGCGGCTTCGCCTGGGTCTATCGGGGGTTCGACCCCACCCTCGGCATCCCGGTCGCCCTCAAGGTCCTCAAGCCCCAATTCGCGGGGGACCCGCAGTTCGAGGAGCGGTTCCGCCGTGAGGCCTCCACGGCCGCCCGGCTCAGGCACCCGAACATCGTCAAGATCTACGAAGTCGGGAAAGACGGCGACGCCGTCTACTTCGCCATGGACTACCTCCCCTCCGGGCTGGCCAACCGGCTCGAGGCGCAGGCTTTCCTCCCGGAGGAGGTGGTCCTTCGCGTGGGAATCGACGTCGCCAAGGCCATCGGCTTTGCCCATCGCGAAGGGGTGATCCACCGGGACATCAAGGTCGACAACATCCTCTTCGACGTCCACGGGAACGCCGTGGTGGCGGACTTCGGCATCGCCCGCGCCGTCTCCGGCTACACCCAGCAGACCGGCACGAACATGGTCGTGGGGACGCCCCAGTACTTCGCCCCGGAGCAAGCCCGGGCCAAGCCGCTGGATGGACGGGCCGACGTGTATTCCCTTGGCGTCTCGCTCTACCGCGCCGTCGCGGGTCGCCTCCCCTTCGAGGGCGAAGACTGGTACGAGATCGCCCGAGCCCACGTTGAAGCCGAGCCACCTCCCCCCCGCCAGTTCAACCCGGACATCTCCCCGGCCTTCCAGAAGCTGATCCTCCGCTGCCTGGCCAAGCACCCGGACGACCGGCCGGCCACCGGCGAGCAGCTCGCCGACGAGCTCTCCGCCCTCCTCGCCCTGCCGCGTCCGGCACGGGGTGGGCGGCCAGCGTCTCCCGGCGCATTCCTATCGCCGACGGAAACACCGACGGTCACCGAACGCCCCCTCAGCTCCGGACGACGCCGGAAGGGATCCCGCCTCGCACGACGTGTCGGCGCGACCGTCCTCGCCCTCGCGGGGGTCGGGGTCGTCGGCGTCATCATCCTCGCACAGCGCGCGGCGCCCACCGTGGCCGGGACTCCACCGGTGATCGCCGGCGTCACGGCACGCTTCGACTCCACCCTCGCAGATTCCCTCCGGGGCGTCGCGCCAGTGGACACGATCGGGTCGGTGATCGACTCCATCGCCCGCGCACGGGGAGACAGCGGCCGAAAACCGTTACCAGCCACCGGCGTCGGGCGGCTGGACGTCCGAGCCACCGACGGCGCGCGGCTCTCGGTCAACGGCATCGACGTCGGGACGACCAGCTGGTCATCCGACACGCTCCGCGCCGGTACCCCGCTGGCGGTTCGGGCGAGCATTGCCGCACCCGAGGGGTGCCCAACGGCATTCGCGAACACCACCCTGCGTGTTCGGCCTGGCGGTCGCGAGCAGGTGAACCTGGCCGTCCGCACCTGCGGTACCCTCCGCATCGCCTTACGCAATCGCCCCCAACCCGAGCAGGCACGTTACGCGGTGACCGGCGAGGGAATCGCGAGGAGCGGTGAGCTCCCGATGCCAAACGGGCAACTGCTCCCGGTCGGCGTCTACGAGCTGGTGATCTCCGCTCCTGGCTGCCAGGAGTTTCGAACGAACGTCACCGTTGGCGCTGGTGCGTTGGACCGGACCGCCACGCTGGACTGCAGCGCGTCGAATCCCTAACGCGCGGCTGATCCCGCGGCGCCCCCGAGGGCACCGCCGAGCAGGAGCCCCACCCAGAAGCTCTTGCGCCGATACCAGGCCGTCTCGGGCTCGACGACCGTCGCCACGTGATCGATCGAGACATCCGTGGTCTGACCGGTAATCAACGCCGTCGCGACACCGTCCGCGACGGTCACCACCTCGAAGCGCGCGACCAGCTGGTCACGACGCCGCGGATCCACTGCGATCCCTGCGCGCCCGGTCTTGATCCATCGAGCGGTGGCGGTCCGGAACGACAAGGTGCTATCGGTGACCGCGGTGATCTCGAAACGTGTCGCCGGCCGTTGGGCATTCGCCGCCAGCGGCGAGACAAACAACCCGCAAGCTACGATGGCACGTCGTCCCCAACTCATTGGACCAGCCCGACGATATCGTTGAACATCACGAGCACAAACAGCGCGAGCATCGCCAGCACGCCGAACCGCATCAGGTACTCCTGCGTGCGCGCGCTCAACGCCCCGCCCTTCACCGCCTCAGCCACGCGAATCAGGATCTGCCCGCCGTCGAGGACCGGGATGGGAAGCAGGTTCAGCACGGCGAGGTTGATCGAAAGGAAAGCGATCAGCACCAACAACGGCTCGAGCCCGCTCTGCGCCACCTCGAGCGACACCTGCGCAATCCGGATCGGACCGCCGAGCTGCTTCACGGAGACCGCGCCAGTGAACAGCCCCTTCACGACCTGCACGACCTCGACTCCCATCCGCCCGGTCACCGTGGCGCCGAGGGCCAACGCCTCGGAGAAGGACGCCGGATCCGGGATGAGCCGCTGCCGCGAGCGGACCCCCATTCGTCCGATCACACGCGGCGACGTGCTGTCGGGACGCACCGAATCGGGGATCACGGCGAGCGACAGGGTCGCGCCGCCCCGCACGACGCCGAGCGTGAGCGCCCGCCCGGGCGACCCCTCGACCGCCTGCACGACCTCGCCCCATCCTCGGATCGGGGCGCCATTCACCGAGACCACCGAGTCGCCGGACAGCAGCCCACCCCGGTCCGCCGGCGATCCGCCGACCACCGAATCCAGCACCGGGGCGACGACAGGGGTCGCGACGGCGAACTGCCCACCAAACGTCTTGCCGTATGCCCAGACGCCCGCCGCGGCGACACAGAACGCCAGGATGGCGTTCATGATGACACCCGCCGACAGAACAAACACCTTCTGCAGCAGCGTCTTCGATTCGATGAATCGATGGTCGGGGACCGGCTTGGGCCCAAACGGCCGCAGCGCCTCGGGATCGTGAGGAATGGGGTTGAGTCCCCGCTCGTGGCCTTGCACGCCCGGCTTCGCATCGTCGGATGTCGTCGCGTCCCCTTCGATCGCGCTCATCGCCTCCGCATCCCGCGACGCCATCGCCACGAAACCACCGACCGGAAACCACGAGACGCGATAGTCCGTCTCCCCCCGCCGGAAGCCCCACAGCCGTGGCCCCCAGCCGAACGCGAAGACCGGGGCGTAGACGCCCACGAGCTTGGCGGCCACGAAGTGCCCCAGCTCGTGCACGAACACCACCAGCCCGAACACTACCAGGGGCGCCAGGTACGTCAGCATCGAACCAATCCCTCCACGTGTGCCCGGGCGCGAGCGTCCGCGTCCAGGAGTTCCTGCCGGGTCTCTCCAGCCAACGATCCAAGTGTATCGACAGTTTCGCCGACCACCTCCGGAATTCCACCAAATGTGAGGCGTCCGTCAAGGAAATGACTGACCGCCACCTCGTTTGCCGCGTTGAACACCGCCGCACCAGCCCCACCCCGTCGCGCGGCTCCGACACCAATGGAAAGCATCGGGAACACGTCGTGCCGCACCGCCTCGAAGGTGAGCGACCCCATCGTGATCGGATCGAGTCGCGGGACCCCCACATCCGTGAATCGCTCGGGATGGGTGAAAGCATACAGGATCGGCAACTCCATGGAGGGCACCCCCAATTGCGCGAGCATCGACCCATCCACGAACTCCACGAACGAGTGCACGATGCTCTGGGGATGCACCGCCACGTCAATCGCGTCGAACGGAAGTCCAAAGAGAAAGTGCGCCTCGATCACCTCAAGGGCCTTGTTGGCCAACGTCGCACTGTCCACCGTGATCTTCCGACCCATCGACCAGGTGGGATGGCGCAGGGTCTGCCCAACGGTCGCGTTCACGACCTCGGTCGCGCTACTCGAGCGAAACGGGCCACCGGACGCCGTGAGCACCAGGCGACGCACGGTTGCGGTGGGCGCCGCGCCGAGGGCCTGCAGGATGGCCGAGTGCTCCGAGTCCACGGGGACCAGCTCACCACCCCCGCGTCGCGCGGCATCGAGAACGAGCTGGCCGCCCACGACGAGCGACTCCTTGTTCGCGAGGGCCACCCGCTTTCCGGCCTCCAGCGCCGCCAGCGTGGCCGCGAGCCCGGCCGCCCCAACGACGGCGTTGAGCACGATGTCCAC
Coding sequences:
- a CDS encoding serine/threonine protein kinase, which translates into the protein MPERYLGKSLGKYRVEELIGSGGFAWVYRGFDPTLGIPVALKVLKPQFAGDPQFEERFRREASTAARLRHPNIVKIYEVGKDGDAVYFAMDYLPSGLANRLEAQAFLPEEVVLRVGIDVAKAIGFAHREGVIHRDIKVDNILFDVHGNAVVADFGIARAVSGYTQQTGTNMVVGTPQYFAPEQARAKPLDGRADVYSLGVSLYRAVAGRLPFEGEDWYEIARAHVEAEPPPPRQFNPDISPAFQKLILRCLAKHPDDRPATGEQLADELSALLALPRPARGGRPASPGAFLSPTETPTVTERPLSSGRRRKGSRLARRVGATVLALAGVGVVGVIILAQRAAPTVAGTPPVIAGVTARFDSTLADSLRGVAPVDTIGSVIDSIARARGDSGRKPLPATGVGRLDVRATDGARLSVNGIDVGTTSWSSDTLRAGTPLAVRASIAAPEGCPTAFANTTLRVRPGGREQVNLAVRTCGTLRIALRNRPQPEQARYAVTGEGIARSGELPMPNGQLLPVGVYELVISAPGCQEFRTNVTVGAGALDRTATLDCSASNP
- a CDS encoding polyribonucleotide nucleotidyltransferase, whose amino-acid sequence is MQRIERTFAGRTLSIETGRMAKQAAGSAVVRFGDTMVLAAVTVTDKISNLPFFPLTVEYREKTYAAGKIPGGFIKREGRPHDHEIISARIIDRSIRPLFPEGFKNEVQVFVYVISADQENDTDVLGLVATSFALNASKIPFKAPIAGVRVGRVQDKWILNPTFQQLEYSDLEFVVAGSADSIVMLEGGANEVSEADALEALTIGHGGIKELIEMQEELLKKGREPKMTWTANVVPDEIVKAVTKEADDKIVAALNQKDKHTRIQAVEAAKAAVNEKLVASHPEWAPHIYSVLSDLEYNALRSQVLSTNLRVDGRKTTEVRPISIDTTVLPRAHGSALFTRGQTQALVAATLGTAEDVQRLDTIHEAAESTQTFMLHYNFPPFSTGEVRPVRGTSRREIGHGNLAERALQAVLPDFNEFPYTIRIVSDVLESNGSSSMASVCGGSLALFDAGVPTRAAVAGVAMGLIKEGKKYAVLTDILGTEDHLGDMDFKVAGTEHGITSIQMDIKIEGLDLKIMKEALAQAKEGRLHILGEMQKALAAPRAEMSLYAPRIVTMTINPEKIGDLIGPKGKTIRGIQEETGAQLTVDDSGLVTIAAVGGESMERARQMVQAITAEPIVGETYEGVVKSTTTFGAFIEIMPGTEGLLHISEMRHTRVEKTEDVVKKGDRVSVKLIDRDERGRLRLSMKALMPKPEGMVDAPAEGGAGASAEGGEGGEGGEGGEGGERRERRGGSGGGRGGRGGERRGGGRR
- the rseP gene encoding RIP metalloprotease RseP: MLTYLAPLVVFGLVVFVHELGHFVAAKLVGVYAPVFAFGWGPRLWGFRRGETDYRVSWFPVGGFVAMASRDAEAMSAIEGDATTSDDAKPGVQGHERGLNPIPHDPEALRPFGPKPVPDHRFIESKTLLQKVFVLSAGVIMNAILAFCVAAAGVWAYGKTFGGQFAVATPVVAPVLDSVVGGSPADRGGLLSGDSVVSVNGAPIRGWGEVVQAVEGSPGRALTLGVVRGGATLSLAVIPDSVRPDSTSPRVIGRMGVRSRQRLIPDPASFSEALALGATVTGRMGVEVVQVVKGLFTGAVSVKQLGGPIRIAQVSLEVAQSGLEPLLVLIAFLSINLAVLNLLPIPVLDGGQILIRVAEAVKGGALSARTQEYLMRFGVLAMLALFVLVMFNDIVGLVQ
- the rpsO gene encoding 30S ribosomal protein S15, encoding MSFEKAPTITKYKTHETDTGSPQVQIAVLTERINYLRSHFDKNPKDHHGRRGLLKMVGRRKRLLEYLRGNNVEGYRKVIADLGLRH
- a CDS encoding 1-deoxy-D-xylulose-5-phosphate reductoisomerase, producing the protein MTRRGVAILGATGSIGTSALRVIARHPDRFRVVAMTAHANRAALDLLVTAHQPLFAGLSGADGGGDVLLAAATRPDVDIVLNAVVGAAGLAATLAALEAGKRVALANKESLVVGGQLVLDAARRGGGELVPVDSEHSAILQALGAAPTATVRRLVLTASGGPFRSSSATEVVNATVGQTLRHPTWSMGRKITVDSATLANKALEVIEAHFLFGLPFDAIDVAVHPQSIVHSFVEFVDGSMLAQLGVPSMELPILYAFTHPERFTDVGVPRLDPITMGSLTFEAVRHDVFPMLSIGVGAARRGGAGAAVFNAANEVAVSHFLDGRLTFGGIPEVVGETVDTLGSLAGETRQELLDADARARAHVEGLVRC